The genomic region GCCGCTGGCCGTACTTCCCGTCCTCGACATCGTCCAGATCGAAGCCGGGGTAGTAGGTTTTCGGGGCTGCCCACTCCGTCGAGAGCATCACGTTCTGGCGAGGCTGGTACCAGTAGTCATAGTTCATCTCGATCTCGCCGGGTGGGTCCCACCGGCCCTGTACCTCGAAGTCGTCGTTCAATTCGAGGAAGCCACCGGGGAGGTCACCGTCGGCATCGCCCAGCATGGAGATGAGGATCTCACCGTCGGGGATGCAGTGGACGGTGTGGGGCGCGGAGAGGTCGTGGTCGTACACCTCCTCCGGTTCGATGACTTTCGTCAGTTCGGGGTCGCGGCGCTCCTTGGTGTCAACGATGTGAATGCGTGAGGACCGCTGGCCGGGAATGACGAGATGCCGGCGCTCCAGCCCCTCCATGTGACACGAGGAAGAGCAGGCGTTCCACCCGAAATGGTGGAGTTCGTCGCCCTTGTTCGGCATCTGGACCCGATTGACGATCTCGCTGTAGGTGTCGGAGTCGGGGTCGACATCGACGACGGCCAGAAAGTCCGGCGCGTCGACGTCCTGACCGACGTGCAGGCCCATCACGTACGCGGTCTGTTCGGGTTCGGCTTCCTCGATTGCAGCCTGCGGAGTGGCATAGCCCGGCCCCTCATGATCGTGGTCATGATGGTCGTGTGTCTCGCTCTCGGCTGGCTGCTCTGCATCACTCATGCGTGTTAGTTACAGACACATTATGTTTTAGTGACGTATTCCGGCTGAAACAGCCGCTACATGCGGTGTGGTAATGATGGCGTCCGGAGCGATGCACGGGCCACCGCCAGCTTCATCCCAGTTGTCGCCAGCTCCAGATCGGTTCCCAGTCGAGCAGCCGCTCGGCTTTCGTCGTGTCGATGAGCGCTGTGTACAGGTTCTCGTCGTCGGCTGCCGGTCCCCGGTAGTCAGCCTCGGGGTACAGCTCCGCCGCGAGTTCAGCGCTCGGTGTCTCAGCGCTCGTGTCCGGAGCCGACACCCAGAGCCGCTGGTGGCCGGCGAACGACGCCTCGATGGCTGCCTCGACAAGCGTGACAGCATCAGTGGCGTGGATGTAGCCACAGAGCGTGTTGCGCTGGGTGTGGAAATGGTCCGAGTTCCGGAGCCCAGCGAGGGTACGGTCAGCCTCGACGAACGTCTTGCGGGCCAAGTCGTCATCGACCACCCACGGAAACCGAAGCGACGTGATGGTCTCCGGCGCGTCCGCGCTCCGGCGGGCGAATCCGTCAGCGACGATCTCCAGCGTCTGTTTTCCCATTGCGTACGGGTTCGATGGCGTGAGTCGGTGGTTCTCATCAATCGGGAGGTAGTCAACCGTGATAGGGTCCGGTTCGAACCCGCCGCCGATGGCGCTGAAACTTGACGCCAGAGCGACCGTGTCGATACCCAGTTCGCCGGCCGCTTCCAGTACGTGATAGCTGGACATGACGTTGCTCTCGTAGGTCCGGTATCCCGGCGTCTGGTCGGGCGTGGGAATCATGCCGAGGTGGACGACAGCGTCGACATCGCTCTTTGCGAGTGCGCCGTACACCTCGCCCGCGTCGAGCAGGTCGGTCCTGACGTATGCGTCCGAATGGTCTTCCTCTCGTTTCCCACGGGAGAGGTTGACCGTTCGATACCCCTGTGCGGTCAGGTGTTCGAGGACATGCTGGCCGACACGGCCGTTGCCGCCGGTGACGGCGACCGATTCAGGCATGTGAGGGTATGCAGCAGACAGGCTCAAAGGAATTCCGCCGGGACACATCGAAGCCGGTCGTCACGCCGCAGCGAGCGCCTTCCGAACGGCGTCCTTGATCGGCGTCTGTTCGATCGGCACGACGTCCTGCAGGTCGATTTCCGGGTCGACCGTGACCGGGTTCCGCATGCTCTCGGCCAGCGGCCGGGCGATGGCGT from Haloarcula sp. H-GB4 harbors:
- a CDS encoding selenium-binding family protein — protein: MSDAEQPAESETHDHHDHDHEGPGYATPQAAIEEAEPEQTAYVMGLHVGQDVDAPDFLAVVDVDPDSDTYSEIVNRVQMPNKGDELHHFGWNACSSSCHMEGLERRHLVIPGQRSSRIHIVDTKERRDPELTKVIEPEEVYDHDLSAPHTVHCIPDGEILISMLGDADGDLPGGFLELNDDFEVQGRWDPPGEIEMNYDYWYQPRQNVMLSTEWAAPKTYYPGFDLDDVEDGKYGQRLNFWDWEAGTVEQTIDLGEDGLIPLEARFLHTPESTHGYVGAALSSNIIHFHESDGKYHAEPVIEFDDREHEGWDMPVPALVTDILISMDDRYLFGSNWLHGEVWMYDISDPSNPRKADSISIGGYFGDIEQVQGRDTVAGPQMLQLSLDGERLYWTTSLFSSWDNQFFPEEAENGSVMLKADVDPRTGTMSLDRDFLVDFGDLPEGPARAHEIRWPDGDCTSDVWQ
- a CDS encoding NAD(P)-dependent oxidoreductase, which gives rise to MPESVAVTGGNGRVGQHVLEHLTAQGYRTVNLSRGKREEDHSDAYVRTDLLDAGEVYGALAKSDVDAVVHLGMIPTPDQTPGYRTYESNVMSSYHVLEAAGELGIDTVALASSFSAIGGGFEPDPITVDYLPIDENHRLTPSNPYAMGKQTLEIVADGFARRSADAPETITSLRFPWVVDDDLARKTFVEADRTLAGLRNSDHFHTQRNTLCGYIHATDAVTLVEAAIEASFAGHQRLWVSAPDTSAETPSAELAAELYPEADYRGPAADDENLYTALIDTTKAERLLDWEPIWSWRQLG